In Arthrobacter burdickii, one DNA window encodes the following:
- a CDS encoding AAA family ATPase: MAASRNPLEDLRETIGHLADQLKLPGSERVDDLMGDLIGTRPGPARPLSEVQAELDALVGLETVKEQVRALVALLQVQARRKAHGLPEVATSQHLVFLGNPGTGKTTVARLLAEMYRAVGLLQKGHLVEVDRSGLVGQYVGATAIKTDRVIRRALDGVLFIDEAYALTPEDGRTDFGPEAIEVLLKRMEDHRHRLVVIVAGYPRLMESFLLSNPGLRSRFAREITFPDYSVDALQTIFTQMLVQHEYTLEPGAEQMLRRVLAGLHAGEDSGNARFARTLFEQALNRQALRLSLDEDRDLDALDRDDVMTLTTDDIVEAARALGEGPAPEPEPEPEPSRWWRWLFGPT, encoded by the coding sequence ATGGCTGCCAGCCGCAATCCGCTCGAGGACCTGCGCGAAACGATCGGGCATCTGGCCGATCAGCTGAAGCTTCCCGGTTCGGAGCGGGTGGATGACCTGATGGGTGATCTCATCGGTACCCGGCCCGGGCCGGCCCGGCCGCTCTCCGAGGTGCAGGCCGAGCTCGACGCGCTGGTCGGGCTGGAAACCGTGAAGGAACAGGTGCGGGCGCTCGTTGCACTACTGCAGGTCCAGGCGCGCCGCAAGGCGCACGGGCTGCCGGAGGTGGCGACATCACAGCACCTGGTATTCCTCGGAAACCCGGGCACCGGTAAGACCACGGTGGCTCGGCTCCTGGCCGAGATGTACCGCGCGGTCGGACTGCTGCAGAAAGGCCACCTGGTCGAGGTCGACCGGTCGGGCCTGGTGGGACAGTACGTCGGTGCGACCGCCATCAAGACGGACCGGGTGATCCGGCGGGCGCTGGACGGCGTCCTGTTCATCGATGAGGCCTACGCCCTGACCCCGGAGGACGGCCGGACGGACTTCGGCCCCGAGGCGATCGAGGTCCTGCTCAAGCGGATGGAGGATCACCGCCACCGTCTGGTCGTGATCGTGGCCGGCTATCCGCGGCTGATGGAGTCGTTCCTGCTCTCCAACCCCGGCTTGCGCTCCCGGTTCGCCCGCGAGATCACCTTCCCGGACTACTCCGTCGACGCGCTCCAGACGATCTTCACCCAGATGCTGGTCCAGCACGAGTACACGCTGGAGCCCGGCGCGGAGCAGATGCTGCGCCGCGTCCTCGCCGGCCTTCACGCCGGAGAGGACTCCGGCAACGCGCGGTTCGCCCGCACACTGTTCGAGCAGGCGCTCAACCGCCAGGCACTGAGGCTGTCCCTCGACGAGGACCGGGACCTCGACGCGCTCGATCGCGACGACGTCATGACGCTCACGACGGACGACATCGTCGAGGCTGCACGAGCCCTGGGCGAGGGACCTGCGCCGGAACCCGAACCGGAACCCGAGCCGTCGCGGTGGTGGCGCTGGCTGTTCGGACCGACATGA
- a CDS encoding dihydrofolate reductase family protein — protein MRTVTYSMGVSLDGYIVGPDGGFDFTTPDEEVFRSAIDEIRTIGVHLLGRRLYETMLYWETADQEPSIGEADREWTALWKPLPKVVFSHSLTAVRGSNTRLASGSLLQEIERLRAEPAEGDIAIGGAALAEEAAALGLIDEYRVRVHPVLVGGGRPFFPRHQRRTDLELVGSHVFGSGVVTSRYRVRR, from the coding sequence ATGCGCACTGTGACCTATTCGATGGGGGTCTCCCTGGACGGCTACATCGTCGGTCCGGATGGGGGATTCGACTTTACGACACCGGATGAGGAGGTCTTCCGGTCAGCCATCGACGAGATCCGCACGATCGGTGTCCACCTGCTGGGCCGCCGACTCTACGAGACGATGCTGTACTGGGAGACCGCCGACCAGGAGCCGTCGATCGGTGAGGCGGACCGCGAGTGGACCGCGCTCTGGAAACCACTCCCGAAGGTGGTGTTCTCCCACTCGCTCACTGCAGTCCGCGGAAGCAACACCCGCCTGGCGTCGGGCAGCCTGTTACAGGAGATCGAGCGCCTGCGAGCGGAGCCGGCGGAGGGAGATATCGCGATCGGGGGCGCCGCGCTCGCCGAGGAGGCGGCGGCACTGGGCCTCATCGACGAGTACCGGGTCAGGGTCCACCCCGTGCTGGTCGGTGGCGGGCGCCCGTTCTTCCCGCGCCACCAGCGCCGGACGGACCTCGAACTCGTCGGGAGCCATGTCTTCGGCTCGGGCGTCGTCACCTCCCGCTACCGTGTGCGGCGCTGA
- a CDS encoding thiamine pyrophosphate-binding protein, with protein MTSVSARIVSALRPAVTEVFGVMGNGNAHFLDAVMASSDSLHYTAVRHEAGAVAAADAYYRASGNLAVATTTYGAGFTNALTPLAEAVRADIPLVLVVGDAPTTGLRPWDVDQSQIAKGLGVTTFTVSATRPGEVTTAALDHALQHREAVVLAIPYDLAGVEAAEEEARTTTPADPLPTPADGDIRRIADLLSSAQRPLVLAGRGAWLSSAQDAAARLAERIGALTATSAFAAGFFQEHPSDLGVAGGFASARTADLIEQADVVLVLGARLNQFTMRFGHSFNPTARVIQVDLAVGPTSSAVTDFIRGDARAVAQVLLETVEETPADRRWRNAAARQALHAHDERDDGEPTAPDGRLDPRSLCRLLDRLLPADRTIVQDGGHFIGWAPGYLHVPAPNRMIMVGTAYQTIGLGFPSAVGAARALPGSTIVLCTGDGGALMALADLDTVIRSARRAVIVVFNDAAYGAEIHQYAVRGINAGPMMIEEVDFAALATALGARGRTIGSLDDLAELEGWLASDDDGVLLLDCKVSQQVVAPYMQEIVAAATGAR; from the coding sequence ATGACCTCAGTCTCAGCCCGCATCGTGTCCGCCCTCCGACCCGCCGTCACCGAGGTCTTCGGTGTCATGGGGAACGGAAACGCCCACTTCCTGGACGCCGTGATGGCGTCCTCCGACTCCCTGCACTACACCGCCGTGCGCCACGAGGCGGGCGCCGTCGCTGCCGCTGACGCCTACTATCGAGCCAGCGGGAACCTCGCCGTCGCCACGACCACCTACGGGGCCGGGTTCACCAATGCCCTGACGCCGCTTGCCGAAGCCGTGCGGGCCGATATCCCGCTCGTCCTGGTCGTCGGCGACGCTCCGACCACGGGCCTGCGTCCGTGGGACGTGGACCAGTCCCAAATCGCGAAGGGGCTCGGCGTCACCACCTTCACCGTGTCGGCGACCCGCCCCGGGGAGGTGACGACAGCAGCCCTCGACCACGCACTCCAACACCGGGAAGCGGTGGTCCTCGCCATCCCCTACGACCTCGCCGGCGTCGAGGCCGCGGAGGAGGAAGCACGCACCACAACGCCTGCGGATCCCCTCCCCACCCCGGCCGACGGCGACATCCGGCGCATCGCCGACCTCCTGTCCTCGGCACAGCGACCCCTGGTGCTCGCCGGCCGGGGAGCCTGGCTGAGCAGCGCACAGGACGCGGCCGCGAGGCTCGCGGAGCGTATCGGAGCCCTCACGGCGACATCCGCCTTCGCCGCCGGATTCTTCCAGGAGCACCCTTCGGACCTCGGCGTGGCAGGAGGCTTCGCGTCCGCCCGCACGGCGGACCTCATCGAACAGGCCGACGTCGTCCTGGTCCTCGGTGCGCGCCTCAACCAGTTCACGATGCGCTTCGGCCACTCCTTCAACCCCACCGCACGCGTCATCCAGGTCGACCTCGCAGTGGGCCCGACCTCCTCCGCCGTCACCGACTTCATCCGCGGGGACGCCCGGGCGGTGGCGCAGGTCCTCCTCGAAACCGTGGAGGAAACGCCTGCGGACCGCCGCTGGCGGAACGCCGCCGCCCGGCAGGCGCTGCACGCCCACGACGAGCGCGACGACGGGGAGCCGACCGCCCCCGACGGCCGCCTGGACCCGCGGAGCCTGTGCCGCCTGCTCGACCGGCTGCTACCTGCGGACCGCACCATCGTGCAGGACGGCGGCCACTTCATCGGCTGGGCGCCCGGCTATCTGCACGTTCCGGCACCGAACCGCATGATCATGGTCGGCACGGCGTACCAGACCATCGGCCTCGGGTTTCCGAGTGCCGTCGGTGCCGCCCGCGCCCTGCCCGGCTCGACGATTGTCCTCTGCACCGGAGACGGCGGGGCCCTGATGGCCCTCGCTGACCTCGACACCGTCATCCGCTCAGCGCGCCGCGCGGTCATCGTGGTCTTCAATGACGCCGCCTACGGGGCCGAGATCCACCAGTATGCCGTGCGTGGCATCAATGCCGGGCCCATGATGATCGAGGAGGTCGACTTCGCTGCGCTCGCCACTGCACTCGGCGCCAGGGGCAGGACCATCGGTTCCCTCGATGACCTCGCCGAACTGGAGGGCTGGCTGGCGTCCGACGACGACGGCGTGCTGCTGCTCGACTGCAAGGTCTCACAGCAGGTCGTCGCGCCCTATATGCAGGAGATCGTCGCTGCTGCTACCGGCGCCCGCTGA
- a CDS encoding MFS transporter, which produces MALASEHTDPGNGTRMSAADRKVLAGTMVGTTIEWYDFFIFAQAAGLVFASLYFGPLEGESPGLAQLVSWATIGISFFFRPLGAVVAGRLGDRIGRKAMLVFTLVMMGSATALIGLLPTYAQIGVWAPVLLMLLRILQGFSAGGEWGGAALMAVEHAPVDKRGFWGAYPQIGVPVGMILATLVLFVLRSSMSPEAFLAWGWRIPFLLSVVLIVIGYFIRAAVAESPVFKRMIERKRDTATPLRSLLRTNKRQVILSAVIFIGNNAAGYLVIAFLSSYAQKSLGMPAAPVLLATLLASFGWLIFTLYGGILSDRIGRVRTFQIGYALIFVWMIPMFLMIDTRNIWAYGIAIFILTIGLGLSYGPMSAMYAEMFPANVRYSGIGIGYALGAILGGAFAPLIAQALLGSTGWSGSIGLYIMALCAISFIGASLVKETRGAPLEADRSSADAEGTTR; this is translated from the coding sequence ATGGCACTCGCGTCCGAACATACCGACCCCGGCAACGGAACCCGTATGAGCGCTGCGGACCGCAAGGTCCTGGCCGGAACGATGGTCGGTACCACCATCGAGTGGTACGACTTCTTCATCTTCGCCCAGGCTGCAGGCCTCGTGTTCGCGAGCCTGTATTTCGGGCCCCTCGAGGGCGAGAGCCCGGGCCTCGCCCAACTCGTCTCCTGGGCGACGATCGGCATCAGCTTCTTCTTCCGGCCCCTGGGCGCTGTCGTCGCCGGGCGTCTCGGCGACCGGATCGGACGCAAGGCGATGCTGGTGTTCACCCTGGTCATGATGGGTTCCGCCACCGCCCTCATCGGCCTGCTGCCCACCTACGCCCAGATCGGCGTCTGGGCTCCGGTTCTGCTCATGCTGCTGCGCATCCTCCAAGGCTTCTCCGCCGGCGGGGAGTGGGGCGGCGCGGCCCTGATGGCCGTCGAGCACGCACCGGTGGACAAACGCGGCTTCTGGGGCGCCTACCCGCAGATCGGCGTGCCGGTCGGCATGATCCTGGCAACGCTCGTCCTGTTCGTGCTGCGCAGCTCCATGAGCCCGGAGGCGTTCCTCGCCTGGGGTTGGCGCATCCCGTTCCTGCTGTCCGTCGTCCTGATCGTCATCGGCTACTTCATCCGCGCCGCCGTTGCCGAGAGCCCCGTCTTCAAGCGCATGATCGAGCGCAAGCGGGACACCGCCACCCCGCTGCGCAGTCTCCTCAGGACCAACAAGCGCCAGGTGATCCTCTCCGCCGTCATCTTCATCGGCAATAATGCCGCCGGTTACCTCGTGATCGCCTTCCTCTCCTCGTACGCGCAGAAGAGCCTGGGCATGCCCGCTGCGCCCGTCCTCCTGGCAACCCTTCTGGCCTCGTTCGGCTGGCTCATCTTCACGCTGTACGGAGGCATCCTCTCGGACAGGATCGGCCGCGTCCGTACCTTCCAGATCGGTTACGCGCTCATCTTCGTCTGGATGATCCCGATGTTCCTGATGATCGACACACGGAACATCTGGGCCTACGGCATCGCCATCTTCATCCTCACCATCGGTCTCGGCCTCTCCTACGGACCCATGTCAGCCATGTACGCGGAGATGTTCCCCGCGAACGTCCGCTACTCCGGCATCGGCATCGGCTATGCCCTGGGCGCCATTCTGGGCGGTGCCTTCGCTCCCCTGATCGCCCAGGCCCTGCTCGGCAGCACCGGATGGTCGGGGTCCATCGGGCTGTACATCATGGCCCTGTGCGCCATCTCGTTCATCGGGGCGAGCCTGGTGAAGGAGACCAGGGGTGCGCCCCTCGAAGCGGACAGGAGCTCCGCGGACGCTGAGGGCACCACCCGCTAG
- a CDS encoding HpcH/HpaI aldolase/citrate lyase family protein: protein MASLRNSRAAALPAKLSRSWLLASAASEDNFIPALTSEADSVVFDIEDAVPAAGKAEARERVVEALSTGMTAWVRVNGIETEYWADDLAALSKAPGLRGVMLAMTEKPEQVTHTAMRLQAGTPVLALVESALGIENATAIASAPGTFRLAFGVGDFRRDTGASDEPMALAYARSKLVVASRVGQLPGPIDGPTVGALGDELLDACKVTASMGMTGKLCLRPEAADTINRGLSPSESEISWAAELLREHAAGAVVGDGSYLPRLARAQKISSLADSYGLWNA from the coding sequence ATGGCTTCCCTCAGAAACAGCCGCGCCGCCGCGCTTCCCGCCAAGCTCTCCCGATCCTGGCTCCTGGCCTCCGCTGCTTCAGAGGACAACTTCATCCCTGCCCTCACCTCGGAGGCGGATTCGGTGGTGTTCGACATCGAGGATGCGGTCCCCGCTGCGGGCAAGGCCGAGGCCCGCGAGCGCGTGGTCGAGGCGCTGTCCACCGGCATGACCGCGTGGGTGCGCGTCAACGGCATCGAGACCGAGTACTGGGCGGACGACCTCGCTGCCCTGTCCAAGGCGCCCGGCCTGCGCGGGGTCATGCTCGCCATGACGGAGAAGCCCGAGCAGGTCACCCACACCGCCATGCGCCTGCAGGCGGGGACGCCCGTCCTCGCCCTGGTCGAATCCGCCCTCGGCATCGAGAACGCGACGGCGATCGCCAGCGCTCCCGGCACGTTCCGCCTCGCCTTCGGCGTCGGCGATTTCCGGCGTGACACGGGGGCATCGGACGAGCCGATGGCGCTCGCCTACGCGCGCTCCAAGCTCGTCGTCGCATCACGTGTCGGGCAGCTCCCCGGCCCGATCGACGGTCCGACCGTCGGAGCCCTGGGCGACGAACTGCTCGACGCCTGCAAGGTCACGGCCTCGATGGGCATGACGGGCAAGCTGTGCCTGCGGCCCGAGGCCGCTGACACGATCAACCGCGGGCTGTCGCCGAGTGAGTCCGAGATCAGCTGGGCCGCCGAACTCCTGCGTGAGCATGCCGCGGGCGCCGTCGTCGGCGACGGGTCCTACCTGCCGCGTCTTGCGCGCGCACAGAAGATCTCCTCGCTCGCTGATTCCTACGGCCTCTGGAACGCCTGA
- a CDS encoding DUF4397 domain-containing protein, translating into MQRSLFAIGAVAALGAASVAAPATAAEAPAGATLSVLHGVPDLTVDVYVNGTLTLDDFAPGTLAGPLDLPAGDYQLAITAADAADASAPVIGPVDVKLEAGGNYTATANLDAAGQPTANFFTNDVSTIEAGKTRLTVRHVAAAPAVDVLAGGAAIVQNLANPAEASLTTDPGMVSAAVAATGTTAPVIGPADLNLPEGTSTIVYAWGSLEAGNLALATQTIEGLHSSPGAVPGGQSGLAAQDDDGAAVGMGAALLVLLAGAVAAARRRTVRA; encoded by the coding sequence ATGCAAAGAAGCTTGTTTGCCATTGGAGCCGTAGCAGCCCTGGGAGCGGCGTCCGTCGCTGCCCCGGCAACTGCCGCCGAAGCCCCGGCCGGTGCAACCCTGTCGGTCCTCCATGGAGTGCCCGATCTCACCGTGGACGTCTATGTGAACGGCACCCTCACGCTGGACGATTTCGCCCCGGGCACGCTGGCGGGTCCGCTCGACCTGCCGGCCGGGGACTACCAGCTGGCCATCACGGCGGCCGATGCCGCCGACGCCAGCGCGCCGGTGATCGGCCCGGTGGACGTGAAGCTCGAGGCCGGCGGGAATTACACCGCGACGGCGAACCTCGACGCCGCAGGGCAGCCCACGGCGAACTTCTTCACCAATGACGTCTCGACCATCGAGGCAGGCAAGACGCGGCTGACGGTCCGCCATGTTGCGGCCGCCCCGGCTGTCGACGTCCTGGCCGGGGGTGCGGCGATCGTCCAGAACCTCGCCAATCCCGCCGAAGCCTCCCTGACCACGGATCCAGGTATGGTGTCGGCGGCAGTCGCGGCCACCGGTACCACCGCCCCCGTGATCGGCCCTGCCGACCTGAACCTCCCCGAAGGCACCTCGACGATCGTGTACGCCTGGGGAAGCCTGGAGGCCGGCAACCTCGCGCTCGCCACACAGACGATCGAGGGCCTCCACTCGTCTCCCGGCGCCGTTCCCGGGGGCCAGTCCGGCCTCGCAGCGCAGGACGACGACGGGGCAGCCGTCGGGATGGGTGCAGCCCTCCTGGTTCTGCTCGCCGGTGCCGTAGCCGCGGCACGTCGTCGGACCGTGCGGGCCTGA
- a CDS encoding class F sortase, translating into MHSRPSAIAVAVLASVLLTGCARGDDPSSADPVPVFTAPPSARPGPEDGAAATTTDTAPTTDTAPTTDTAPTTDAAATPQAVAPVPIQQADGALQPPDPAPVTLDIAGTDISVNVVDVGIEENGAMEIPDSFYEAGWYRYGPAPGAEAGNAVIAAHVDSLTEVMPFAQLKDVPIGTTVTVGLEDGRSLTYAVSDVRNVPKATLDGSEIFKRGGDHELKIITCGGEWLSEIGDYEDNVVLTALPL; encoded by the coding sequence GTGCATTCCAGACCATCAGCGATCGCAGTGGCAGTCCTTGCCTCCGTCCTCCTCACGGGATGTGCGCGAGGCGACGATCCGTCGTCGGCGGACCCGGTGCCCGTGTTCACCGCGCCCCCCTCTGCGCGGCCGGGCCCCGAGGATGGCGCCGCAGCCACCACGACCGACACCGCCCCGACGACCGACACCGCCCCGACGACCGACACCGCCCCGACGACCGACGCCGCCGCGACGCCGCAGGCGGTCGCACCGGTGCCCATCCAGCAGGCGGACGGCGCGCTCCAGCCTCCCGACCCGGCCCCGGTGACCCTCGACATCGCCGGCACGGACATCTCCGTGAACGTCGTGGACGTCGGGATCGAGGAGAACGGCGCCATGGAGATCCCGGACAGCTTCTATGAAGCGGGGTGGTACCGGTACGGTCCTGCACCCGGAGCGGAGGCCGGGAATGCGGTGATCGCCGCCCACGTCGACAGCCTCACGGAGGTGATGCCGTTCGCCCAGCTGAAGGACGTGCCGATCGGGACCACCGTCACTGTCGGGCTGGAGGACGGCCGGTCGTTGACCTACGCCGTCTCGGACGTGCGGAACGTCCCGAAGGCCACGTTGGACGGATCGGAGATCTTCAAGCGCGGCGGTGACCATGAACTGAAAATCATCACGTGCGGGGGTGAATGGCTGTCGGAGATAGGAGACTATGAGGATAATGTGGTGCTCACAGCCTTACCGCTCTGA
- a CDS encoding RNA polymerase sigma factor → MAAPGPEWTRQLDLQFSAGDERAMATAYGCFSPLVYTIALRSLRDSGAAADITQDVFVRAWRSRDSFDPQSGPLPAWIVGICRNVILDHLSARSRQERLVVRAGFAPETGAALDASVDTIADRVVLASELERLGEPQGSILRLAFYEDLTHQQISARMNLPLGTVKSHIRRSLVHLRNRLEEWDAAS, encoded by the coding sequence ATGGCAGCTCCTGGCCCTGAGTGGACGAGGCAACTCGACCTGCAGTTCTCCGCGGGGGACGAGCGCGCAATGGCCACCGCTTACGGGTGCTTCTCCCCGCTCGTCTACACCATCGCCCTCCGGTCCCTGCGGGACAGTGGGGCGGCGGCCGACATCACCCAGGACGTCTTCGTCAGGGCGTGGCGATCCCGGGACAGCTTCGATCCGCAGTCGGGTCCTCTGCCGGCGTGGATCGTGGGGATCTGCCGGAACGTCATCCTCGATCATCTGTCGGCCAGGAGCAGGCAGGAGCGCCTGGTGGTACGGGCGGGATTCGCGCCCGAAACCGGCGCGGCACTCGATGCCAGCGTGGACACCATCGCCGATCGCGTGGTCCTCGCATCGGAGCTCGAACGGCTCGGAGAGCCCCAGGGTTCCATCCTCAGGCTGGCCTTCTACGAAGACCTCACCCACCAGCAGATCTCTGCGAGGATGAATCTTCCGCTAGGAACCGTCAAGAGCCACATCCGAAGGAGTCTCGTGCACCTACGCAATCGATTGGAGGAGTGGGATGCAGCATCTTGA
- a CDS encoding anti-sigma factor — MQHLDPDAVGLAALGEPLDLRSQEHLGKCGTCSAEVDALRRVVTTAKAEGPLTVLERPSPAVWDAIKTELGLPAELGVDGAASASEPSGNVRPLNAARDTAGGRRRQFSARWLAVAAGVGILVGGGALWGLESLRADEDGVVLAQAELDPLPGFSGSGEATVSRSDDGTLSLDVDLTGATPEGYRQVWLIAPDLQEMYSVGLMDADHASFAVPADIDLARYPIVDISDEPLDGNPAHSSISMVRGTIHAASS; from the coding sequence ATGCAGCATCTTGACCCGGACGCCGTCGGTCTGGCTGCGCTGGGTGAGCCACTCGACCTCCGGTCGCAGGAGCACCTGGGGAAGTGCGGCACCTGTTCCGCCGAGGTGGACGCACTTCGCCGTGTCGTCACCACCGCGAAGGCCGAGGGGCCGCTGACCGTCCTCGAACGTCCGAGCCCGGCAGTTTGGGACGCGATCAAGACCGAACTCGGCCTACCCGCCGAGCTGGGGGTGGACGGCGCAGCATCGGCCTCCGAACCGTCGGGGAACGTACGCCCCCTAAATGCAGCCAGGGACACGGCCGGCGGGAGGAGGCGGCAGTTCTCCGCCCGATGGCTCGCGGTTGCCGCCGGCGTCGGGATCCTCGTGGGCGGCGGAGCGTTGTGGGGGCTGGAATCGCTGCGCGCGGACGAGGACGGCGTCGTGCTGGCCCAGGCCGAGCTGGACCCCCTGCCCGGCTTCTCGGGGTCTGGGGAAGCGACCGTCTCCCGCTCCGACGACGGCACCCTAAGCCTCGACGTCGACCTGACGGGGGCCACTCCGGAGGGGTACAGGCAGGTGTGGCTGATAGCCCCCGACCTGCAGGAGATGTACAGCGTCGGCCTCATGGACGCGGATCACGCCAGCTTCGCCGTGCCCGCGGACATCGACCTGGCGAGGTATCCCATCGTCGACATCTCGGACGAGCCCCTCGACGGCAACCCCGCCCATTCCAGCATCAGCATGGTCAGGGGCACCATTCACGCCGCGAGCAGCTGA
- a CDS encoding zinc-ribbon domain-containing protein: MFFLFGLTTREHLQFTRSATCRYCGMHAPQQVIQRKTKLSVFFIPLLTLKKTRLQVCTNCGGTSRISGSEQRALAY; encoded by the coding sequence ATGTTCTTCCTCTTCGGCCTCACCACGCGTGAGCACCTCCAGTTCACACGCTCAGCCACCTGCCGTTACTGCGGGATGCACGCACCCCAGCAGGTGATCCAGCGCAAGACGAAGCTCTCGGTGTTCTTCATCCCGCTCCTCACCCTCAAGAAGACACGCCTGCAGGTCTGCACGAACTGCGGCGGCACCTCGAGGATCAGCGGCTCGGAGCAGCGCGCCCTCGCCTACTGA
- a CDS encoding fatty acid desaturase family protein, with product MSVTAAPRTVRISKPNDIVASYSVLLKQVRKEGLLNRRRRFYISVFAVLALAMGAAWTGFALLGDTWFQLLVAAVLGVVLTQVAFLAHEASHRQIFSTRGANDWSGRILAAGVVGISYAWWMDKHTRHHNDPNTRGKDPDIEVDTISFLEEDAANARGLQAWVTRRQGYLFFPLLTLEGINLHARSISTLFSRRTIKGRWVELALLGARFGAYLGILFWFLPIGLAFAFLGVQLAVFGIYMGASFAPNHKGMPVVPRDSKLDFFQKQVLTSRNIRGGSFVNNAFGGLNFQIEHHLFPDMPRPHLRRAAVIVREHCERLRVPYTEVGVAASYGAVVSYLNRVGLAARDPFDCPLVNRFRRP from the coding sequence ATGAGCGTTACCGCCGCCCCGCGCACCGTCCGCATCTCCAAGCCGAACGACATCGTCGCCTCCTACTCCGTCCTGCTCAAGCAGGTCCGCAAGGAGGGCCTCCTGAACCGCCGTCGGCGGTTCTACATCTCGGTGTTCGCGGTCCTGGCCCTGGCCATGGGCGCGGCCTGGACGGGGTTCGCACTCCTGGGCGACACGTGGTTCCAGCTCCTGGTCGCGGCCGTGCTCGGCGTGGTCCTCACGCAGGTCGCCTTCCTGGCCCATGAGGCGTCGCACCGCCAGATCTTCAGCACCCGGGGCGCCAATGACTGGTCCGGACGCATCCTCGCCGCCGGCGTCGTCGGCATCAGTTACGCCTGGTGGATGGACAAGCACACCCGCCACCACAACGACCCCAACACCAGGGGCAAGGACCCGGACATCGAGGTGGACACCATCTCGTTCCTCGAGGAGGACGCCGCGAACGCCCGCGGCCTCCAGGCGTGGGTCACGCGCCGCCAGGGCTACCTCTTCTTCCCCCTCCTGACCCTGGAGGGCATCAATCTGCACGCCCGTTCCATCAGCACCCTGTTCTCCCGCCGCACCATCAAGGGCCGTTGGGTGGAACTGGCGCTGCTCGGGGCACGGTTCGGCGCCTACCTCGGCATCCTGTTCTGGTTCCTCCCCATCGGCCTGGCCTTTGCCTTCCTGGGCGTCCAGCTGGCTGTGTTCGGCATCTACATGGGCGCGAGCTTCGCACCGAACCACAAGGGCATGCCCGTGGTGCCGCGGGACAGCAAGCTGGACTTCTTCCAGAAGCAGGTCCTCACCTCGCGCAACATCCGCGGCGGGTCCTTCGTCAACAATGCCTTCGGCGGGCTGAACTTCCAGATCGAGCACCACCTCTTCCCGGACATGCCGCGCCCGCACCTCCGCCGCGCGGCCGTCATCGTCCGGGAGCACTGCGAGCGGCTCCGCGTGCCCTACACCGAGGTGGGCGTCGCAGCCTCCTACGGAGCCGTGGTGTCCTACCTTAACCGCGTCGGCCTCGCCGCACGCGATCCCTTCGACTGCCCTCTGGTCAACCGCTTCCGACGGCCCTAG
- a CDS encoding flavin reductase family protein produces the protein MRRDVVPDPEASRTFYRFLTSVVVPRPIAWVSSTSADGVDNLAPHSFFTVASVNPPIIQFTSVGRKDSVRNIEATGEFVVGFTPEDLFEAVNATGTNFPPDVSEFDAVGLTREPSATVRPPRVLESPVALECRLHLIQDMGDCTLVFGEVLHAVVSEDVLDGDLPAIDALKPLSRLGRNEWGTAGRIRTISRIPVGEWPGHYDAPGGAGTH, from the coding sequence ATGCGCAGGGACGTCGTGCCGGACCCGGAAGCAAGCCGGACCTTCTACAGATTCCTCACCTCCGTCGTCGTCCCGCGCCCCATCGCATGGGTCTCGTCGACGTCCGCGGACGGGGTGGACAACCTCGCGCCGCATTCGTTCTTCACGGTCGCGTCGGTCAATCCGCCGATCATCCAGTTCACCTCCGTGGGCCGCAAGGATTCCGTCCGCAACATCGAAGCCACGGGCGAGTTCGTGGTCGGTTTCACGCCCGAGGACCTGTTCGAGGCCGTCAACGCGACCGGCACCAATTTCCCGCCCGACGTCAGTGAGTTCGACGCCGTCGGCCTCACCCGGGAGCCCAGTGCCACCGTGCGCCCGCCGCGCGTCCTCGAATCGCCTGTGGCCCTCGAGTGCCGGCTGCACCTGATCCAGGACATGGGCGACTGCACGCTCGTCTTCGGTGAGGTGCTGCACGCCGTGGTGTCCGAAGACGTGCTCGACGGCGACCTGCCGGCCATCGACGCCCTGAAGCCGCTCTCGAGGCTCGGCAGGAACGAGTGGGGAACCGCGGGCAGGATCCGCACGATCTCCCGCATCCCCGTCGGGGAATGGCCGGGTCACTACGATGCACCCGGAGGAGCCGGTACGCATTGA